In Haloterrigena turkmenica DSM 5511, a single genomic region encodes these proteins:
- a CDS encoding TOBE domain-containing protein — protein MTIEKEYTTKLAVDDVTIDRRDIEMLDAIDRYGSMHRAAEELGRSYARLQNRVVEIEDAVGPITERRRGGSGGGGTELTATARELRRQFDRHEAELDGVARVTESVFAGTVRDRTGELATVETGIGPILALVPDGASEVQVTVRSDAVVLTDPDEAPEADGTSLRNQFRGTVDRLEPGESITRVTVDLEGDEGDPTLQALVTKASSERLELVPGREIAASFKATAARGIRVDR, from the coding sequence ATGACGATCGAAAAGGAATACACCACGAAACTCGCGGTCGACGACGTCACGATCGATCGGCGCGATATCGAGATGCTCGACGCCATCGACCGGTACGGATCGATGCACCGCGCCGCCGAGGAGCTGGGCCGGTCCTACGCCCGCCTCCAGAACCGCGTCGTGGAGATCGAGGACGCCGTCGGTCCGATCACCGAGCGCCGGCGCGGCGGCAGCGGCGGCGGCGGGACCGAACTGACCGCGACCGCCCGCGAGTTGCGCCGGCAGTTCGACCGCCACGAGGCCGAACTCGACGGCGTCGCTCGAGTGACGGAATCGGTCTTCGCGGGCACCGTCCGCGACCGAACCGGGGAGCTCGCGACCGTCGAGACGGGGATCGGCCCGATTCTGGCGCTCGTTCCCGACGGCGCGAGCGAGGTCCAGGTTACCGTTCGATCGGACGCTGTCGTCCTGACCGATCCCGACGAAGCCCCCGAGGCCGACGGCACCAGTCTGCGCAACCAGTTTCGGGGCACCGTCGATCGCCTCGAGCCGGGCGAGTCGATCACCAGAGTGACCGTCGATCTCGAGGGAGACGAGGGGGACCCGACGCTCCAGGCGCTGGTCACGAAGGCCAGTTCGGAGCGCCTCGAGTTGGTGCCCGGGCGCGAGATCGCCGCTTCGTTCAAGGCGACCGCCGCACGAGGGATCCGAGTCGATCGCTGA
- a CDS encoding ATP-binding protein, producing the protein MTTSPNADSESNNGPRIRRQEVVADLGQQALETDNLDELLHDAAAAVAETVDAEYASVLELLPSGEELRLRRGVGWPDDLVGTATIPAHSSSYAGAALRTAQPVVVEDLDDDDRFSDSDELRERGVKSGLSVSVGPDERPWGLLRAHATERRAFSDRDAAFLRSVATVLASAVENARTERRFEAIFEDPNILVGLLDPDGTVLDINGTAMEYIDADLADVTGEPFWETPWWGRGDDARADVEEWTNRAAEGEYVEFETDLTRPSGERYTINGVFRPVTDDDGDVVSIIVSDRDVTERKERERYLEDAKAQLEAATDAGAVGTWEWHIPEDEFVAGPSFARTFGIDPEAARDGVPLESLLSSVHEDDRDRVERRIEAAVENCAEYEEEYRVRNADGEVRWVVARGTVEADDDGNPKTFPGALTDITDRKQAELEAEKQRKQLETLFQVLPVGAVVADADGTLRTANDTAREIWGGDVFDAASVDEYAKFDAVWADSGEPVDLDEWTMVRVLDGEAVTEPNIYEINAFDGDRRVIMQHGMPVTDESGEVTRAVVTLTDITERREFQRKLEESNERLEQFAYAASHDLQEPLRMVTSYLRLLENRYGDAIDGDGQEFLDYAVDGAERMSEMIDGLLAYSRVETRGDPLEPVDLEGVIDDVIDDLQFQIDETDAALELSALPTVEGDASQLRQVFQNLLDNALTYHDDDPPRVSVDAQRQGEQWEIAVSDAGIGIAPEDQERVFTVFDRLHGQDEYEGTGIGLALCQRIVERHGGEIRIDSEPGEGTTFTFTLPAAE; encoded by the coding sequence ATGACTACCTCCCCGAATGCGGATAGCGAATCGAACAATGGTCCCCGCATCCGCCGTCAGGAGGTCGTCGCGGATCTCGGACAGCAGGCCCTCGAAACCGACAATCTCGACGAGTTACTGCACGACGCCGCCGCCGCCGTCGCCGAGACCGTAGACGCCGAGTACGCGAGCGTCCTCGAGTTGCTCCCGAGCGGCGAGGAACTCCGCCTTCGACGCGGCGTCGGCTGGCCCGACGATCTGGTCGGAACTGCGACGATACCGGCACACTCGAGTTCGTACGCGGGAGCGGCGCTTCGCACCGCGCAACCGGTCGTCGTCGAGGATCTCGACGACGACGACCGGTTCTCCGACTCCGACGAACTGCGCGAACGGGGGGTCAAGAGCGGGCTCAGCGTTAGCGTCGGTCCGGACGAGCGGCCGTGGGGACTCCTGCGAGCGCACGCGACCGAGCGGCGAGCGTTTTCCGACCGCGATGCGGCCTTTCTCCGCAGCGTCGCCACCGTGCTCGCCTCCGCGGTCGAGAACGCGCGGACGGAACGACGGTTCGAAGCGATCTTCGAGGACCCGAACATCCTCGTCGGGCTGCTCGATCCGGACGGCACGGTCCTCGACATCAACGGGACGGCCATGGAGTACATCGACGCCGACCTCGCAGACGTCACCGGAGAGCCGTTCTGGGAGACGCCGTGGTGGGGACGGGGGGACGACGCCCGAGCGGACGTCGAAGAGTGGACGAACCGGGCGGCAGAGGGCGAGTACGTTGAGTTCGAGACGGATCTCACCCGACCGAGCGGCGAGCGATACACGATTAACGGCGTCTTCAGACCCGTCACGGACGACGACGGCGACGTCGTGTCGATCATCGTCTCCGACCGCGACGTCACCGAACGCAAGGAGCGAGAACGATACCTCGAGGACGCGAAAGCCCAACTCGAGGCCGCGACCGACGCCGGTGCGGTCGGAACGTGGGAGTGGCACATCCCCGAAGACGAGTTCGTCGCCGGCCCCTCCTTCGCCCGCACGTTCGGCATCGATCCGGAAGCGGCGCGAGACGGCGTCCCCCTCGAGTCGCTGCTGTCGTCGGTTCACGAGGACGACCGCGACCGCGTCGAACGGCGGATCGAAGCGGCCGTCGAGAACTGCGCCGAGTACGAGGAGGAGTACCGCGTCCGAAACGCCGACGGCGAGGTCCGATGGGTGGTCGCCCGCGGGACCGTCGAGGCCGACGACGACGGCAACCCGAAGACGTTCCCCGGGGCGCTGACGGACATCACTGACCGAAAGCAGGCCGAACTCGAGGCCGAGAAGCAACGAAAGCAACTCGAGACGCTGTTTCAGGTCCTGCCCGTCGGCGCCGTCGTCGCGGACGCCGACGGCACGCTGCGCACGGCAAACGACACCGCGCGGGAGATCTGGGGCGGCGACGTCTTCGACGCGGCGTCCGTCGACGAGTACGCGAAGTTCGACGCGGTCTGGGCGGACTCTGGGGAGCCGGTCGATCTCGATGAGTGGACGATGGTCCGAGTGCTGGACGGAGAGGCGGTGACGGAGCCCAACATCTACGAGATCAACGCGTTCGATGGCGATCGGCGAGTCATCATGCAACACGGCATGCCCGTCACGGACGAGTCCGGCGAGGTGACCCGCGCGGTCGTGACGCTGACAGACATCACGGAACGCCGGGAGTTCCAGCGCAAACTCGAGGAATCGAACGAACGCCTGGAGCAGTTCGCGTACGCGGCCAGTCACGACCTGCAGGAACCCCTGCGGATGGTCACGAGTTACCTCCGACTGCTCGAGAACCGGTACGGCGACGCGATCGACGGGGACGGACAGGAATTCCTCGACTACGCCGTCGACGGCGCCGAACGGATGAGCGAGATGATCGACGGCCTCCTCGCGTACTCCCGCGTCGAAACGCGCGGCGATCCGCTCGAACCGGTCGATCTCGAGGGCGTCATCGACGACGTGATCGACGATCTGCAGTTTCAGATCGACGAGACCGACGCAGCGCTCGAACTCAGCGCCCTCCCCACCGTCGAGGGCGACGCCAGCCAGTTGCGACAGGTGTTCCAGAACCTGCTGGATAACGCGCTCACGTACCACGATGACGACCCGCCTCGAGTCTCCGTCGATGCGCAACGGCAGGGCGAGCAGTGGGAGATCGCGGTCAGCGACGCGGGAATCGGTATCGCTCCCGAGGATCAGGAGCGCGTGTTCACCGTCTTCGACCGACTGCACGGCCAGGACGAGTACGAGGGGACGGGCATCGGGCTGGCGCTGTGTCAGCGAATCGTCGAGCGCCACGGCGGCGAGATCCGAATCGACTCCGAACCCGGCGAGGGGACGACGTTCACGTTTACGCTGCCCGCGGCCGAGTGA